The following are encoded together in the Bacillus sp. V2I10 genome:
- a CDS encoding aldehyde dehydrogenase family protein, whose protein sequence is MHAAYEAQKKWEKVPSAVRGKIVRELGGRLKDRRETFIKLLSEEQGKPYEQASGEIDTAIEYFYYMSEFARRIEGEIIPSDRPNENILMFKKPIGVVAGIVPWNFPVFILARKVAAALITGCSIVLKPSQQTPNTAADVLMDDAILIHIYRNPK, encoded by the coding sequence ATTCATGCGGCCTATGAAGCGCAAAAAAAATGGGAGAAGGTTCCCTCTGCTGTCAGAGGCAAAATAGTCCGCGAGCTTGGCGGCAGACTGAAGGATAGACGCGAAACGTTTATTAAATTGCTGAGCGAGGAACAAGGCAAACCATATGAACAGGCGAGCGGCGAAATTGATACCGCCATCGAGTATTTCTACTACATGTCTGAGTTCGCACGTCGGATTGAGGGAGAAATTATTCCGAGTGACCGCCCGAATGAGAACATCCTGATGTTCAAAAAGCCGATCGGAGTTGTAGCCGGAATTGTCCCATGGAACTTCCCAGTATTTATTTTGGCAAGAAAAGTGGCTGCAGCGCTGATTACCGGCTGTTCAATCGTCTTAAAACCGAGTCAGCAAACGCCAAATACAGCCGCCGATGTTTTAATGGATGATGCCATCCTGATTCACATATATCGCAATCCTAAATGA